GCGTGTGCGCGGACCAGGCCGACGCGCATCGGGCTACCTCCATCAGGGTGGCGGGGGCCAGCGGCAGGCTGGCCGGGCTGGTCTCCGGTGGCGGCACGACACCCCTGGTGGCCGGGCCAACGGGCTTCCGATCAGAGTCTCCCGTTAACCGGGCTCCGCGGAGCCGAAACCTCCCAACTCGGGTCGGGGGCGGGCCGCTGGCGGGACCGCGCGGCCGGACGTACCGGACGATCGGCGGGGACGTACCCCGAACAGCGCGGCGTCGCCGGGGCGGAGCGGTGCGCGCGGTCCGGCCCTGACCGGCACGAAGGGCGCGTTCCGGCCCGCGCCGGGCAGGGCGCGCCAAGGGGTACGACGAACAGCCACCGCCGGAGCGCGGTGCTCGCCGACCGGTTTCCGGTCCACTGTGGAACAGAAGATCGGCCGGATAGGGCGATCCGGGGCACGAACCGCCCTGCTCCCGGTCAGAGCGGATGGAACGGCCAGCCGGACACCGGACGGCAGCCGGCGGTTACGCGGAGACCTCAACGGGTAGTTCCGTCGGTATGCGCGATGACGACTACCCGGTACCCCTCGCCGACCCGGAGGCCGAGGGCCTGCCCGACACCGCCGACGACGACTCGACCGCCTGGGACGACGTCGCCACCGGCCGGGAGGCCGACGGTCGCGAACCGGCCGCGCTCCCGGCGGACCGGCCCCAGGCGGTGGACCGCTTCGGCAACACCGCCCAGGAACAGCTCGACGGTGAGTCGGTGGACTACAAGATCGCGCGCGAGCAGCCCGAGACGCCCATCGACGACCCGCTGGCCGGGCCGGTCGATCCGGCGATCGCGGCCGAGGCGGACAGCGAGGAGGCCGCCGCCCAGGCCCAGTTCGACGCGGATGTGATCGACCCCGGCCCGACCTCCGATCCGGCGTCGGCGGTGTCGATCTACGACCACGGCAACCTGGGCGGCCCGACCGGTCAGACCGTGGGGCGGCTGGTGGAACAGGACCAGGGTGCCCGGGACGACGTGGAGACCGACGCGGTTGCCGCCGACGCGGGTTCGGCCGGTGGCGGCCCGACGGCCGAGGAACTCGCCATCCACGAGACCGAGCCGCCCGGCGACCGGCAGCCCGGCCTGACCCAGCCCCCGCCCTGAGTACGGGTCAGTCGTCCAGGCCCTGCTCGATGGCGTAACGGGTGAGTTCGACCCGGTTGTGCAGTTGCAGCTTGCCCAGCGTGTTCTGTACGTGGTTCTGCACCGTACGGTGCGACAGACCGAACCGCTCGGCGATCTGCTTGTACGACAGCCCCTTGGCGACGAGCCGGAGCACCTCTGTCTCCCGCTCGGTGAGTCGGGGGGTGCCCTCCTCCTCGGCCGGCTCGGGTGCGGCGGCGAGCCGGCGGTACTCGCCGAGCACCAGCCCGGCCAGCCCGGGGGTGAAGACGGCGTCGCCGGCGGCGGTACGCCGGACGGCCTCCAGGAACTCGGCCGGGGCGGCCGACTTGATCAGGTAACCGGTGGCACCGGCCTTGACCGCGTCGAGCACGCTCTGCTGTTCACCGCTTGCCGAGAGCATCAGCACCCGGATACCCGGCACCCGGCCGATCAGGCCGTCGATTACCTCGACGCCGGAGATGTCGGGCAACTGGAGGTCGAGTACGACCACGTCGGGTCGGGTCGCGGCGGCGATCCGGATCGCCTGGCGCCCCTCGCCGGTGGTCGCCACGACGGCGTAGCCCGCCTCGGTCAGGTCCCGGGCCACCCCCTCACGCCACATCGGATGGTCGTCCACCACCATCACCCGGATCGGGGTGCCCACGCTCATCCGCCCACCTTAGAGCGGGCGGCAAGGCCCTCTCACCCTCGCTGGGCCGGCACCCGCAGCTCGACCTCGGTGCCCTGCCCCGGGGCGGTGACGATCCGTACGCTGCCGCCCAGCTCGGCGACCCGGCCCCGGATCGACTGGGCCACCCCCAGCCGCCCCTGCTCCTCCGCCTCCGCCAACCGGCCCGCCGGCATCCCCGGCCCGTCGTCCCGGATCGACACCGTCACCACGCCGGCCTCCTCCTCGACCAGCACCCAGGCCCGGCCACCACCGTGCCGTACGGCGTTGTCCAGGGCCTCGCCCACCGCCGCACCGACCTCACGGGCGACGTGGCCGGGAAGCCGTACCGGGGTGGCCGGCACCGCGATCGAGACCGCCGCCGAGGCGTGACCGCCGAGCACCGTACGCAGGTCCGTCTCCGCCCCGTCCGGGTCGGTGGCACCACGGGTCGGCCCCCTGGTGGCGATCAGTGCCCGCAGCGCCGCCTCCTGTTCACCGGCGAGCCGGGCCAGCTCACCGGCCTCCCCGTCCAGGTGCGCGCCACGCCGCTGGACCAGGGCGAGCACCTGGAGCACCGAGTCGTGGATCCCCCGGGCCAGCCGTTCCCGTTCCCGGGTCGCCGCCTCCAGCTCCGTGGCGCGTTGCAGGCGCTCCTGGGCGATCGTGGCGAGCCGGGCCACGTGCCCGACCGCGATCCCGGCCAGCAGCATCAGGATCACCCCGTTCACGGTGGCCTGGATGAGCTGGTCCCGCATCAGCAGGTCGGTGCCGCCGAGGATGAGTGCCGCGATCGCACCTCGCCGCCGTCCGCCGGTGACCGCCCAGGCGAGCACCGGGCCGCCCTGCCAGGCGACCGCGAGCGTGGGCACACCCGAGGCCAACGCGGCCTGCCCCGCCACCCCGACACTCGCCAGGAGGGTCGCCATGACCACCAGCAGGTCGGCGACGAGCAGCGGCCAGCGCCGGCGGGCCGGCCGGGCGTACGTGTAGCTGGCGAAGGCGGTCCAGACGGTCATCGACACCAGCACCGGCACCGCCGCCACCGGGTGGGCGTACTCGTCCAGGTTCAGCCCCACCAGCACGACGACGTACGCCAGGGACGCGAACCGGAAGACCGCGATGGCCCGCCAGAGTGGTGTCTGGAACCCTCCGGACGGCTGCGCGATCGACCTCTCCGACACCGACCGACCATGCCACACCGGGGCGGCCGGCGGCTGTCCCCCGCTCCGGCGACAACCGACCCGCGCCGACCCGCGCCGGCCCGGGACGTACGGGGGACGACCGGTAACCCGACGTAAGGTGGAAAAGCCATAAAGCAACTGACGATCGATGGCGAGCCGACCATGACCAGCAGCACACCCCGCACGCCGCGTCCCGTGCTGCCCGTCGAGCCCTCCCCGTCGGTCGGCGGAACCGCCCCGCTGCTCGCCGAGACATTCCACCGGGAACAGGTCTCCGCACTCCGGCACTCGGTCGCCGCCCACGCCGAGGCATCCGGACTGGCCGGCCAACGCCTCGACGATTTTGTACTGGTCGTGAACGAGCTGATCACCAACGCCGTCCTGCACGGCGGCGGTCAGGGACGCCTTCGGCTCTGGCCGACGACCGGGGCGGTCTGCTGCGAGGTCTCCGACCACGGCACCGGCATCGGCGCCGACCGGTTGGCGGACCGCCGTCGCCCCGCGCCGGAGAGCGCGGGCGGATGGGGACTCTGGCTGGCCCGCCGACTCAGCGACGAGATGGCGGTGGAGACCGGTCCCGCCGGCACCACCGTACGGATCATCGCCCGTCTCACCGGCGACCACCCGCCGCCGCCCGACCGACCTCGGCCGGGCGACCTCGGCGGCGAGCGCCCACCACCGGTCAGCTGAAGAGCGCGCTGACCGACTCGCCGTTGTGAATCCGGCGCATCGCCTCGGCCAGCGCCGGCGCCACCGAGAGCACCCGCAGCTTCGGCATCCGCTTCGCCACCGGGATCGGCACCGTGTTGGTGCAGACGATCTCCAGTACGCCGTCCTGCTGGCTGAGCCGCTCCAGCGCGTCGCTGGAGAAGAGGCCATGGGTGCAGGCGAGGCGGATCGACCGTACCTTCAGCTCCCTCAGGTGGTCCATCAGTTCGATCATCGTGCTGCCCTTGGCGATCTCGTCGTCCAGCACGATCACGTCCCGATCCACCACATCACCGATCACCGCGCTGATCTGCACCCGGTCGTCACTGAACCGCTGCTTCGCCCCGGCGGCGACCGGCGTGCCGAGCATCCGGGCGAAGGCCGCCGCCTCCTTGGCGTTGCCCAGGTCGGGCGAGACAACCACGGTCTCGGTCAGGTCGTACCGCTTGAAATGGTCGGCGAGTTCACGCAACGCGTGCAGGTGGTCGACCGGCACGCTGAAGAATCCGTGCACCTGCGGGGAGTGCAGGGTCAGGGCCAGCACCCGGTCGGCGCCGGCCGAAACCAGCAGGTCGGCGACGAGCCGGGCGCCGATGCTGATCCGTGGCGCGTCCTTCTTGTCCGACCGGGCGTAGGCGTAGTGCGGCAGGACCACGGTGATCCGGCCGGCCGACGCACCCCGGGCCGCGTCGAGCATCAGCAGCAACTCGACCAGGTTCTCCTGGACCGGAGGGACCAGTGGCTGGATCAGGAAGACGTCACGCTCCCGGCAGTTCGCCTGGAGCTGCACCTCCAGGCAGTCGTTGGCGAACCGGGAGACCCGGACCGGGTGCAGGGGGACACCGAGATGGGCACAGATCTCGGCGGCCAGCTCAGGATGGGCACTTCCGCTGAAGACGGCGATGTCACGCACGCTCGCATCCTAGGTTTCCGCCGGCGTCACCGGGTGTTCGCCGAGCCGCGACGACCGGCGGCGGCAGCACGGACCGGGCGTTTACCGGTACGGTGCGGCGGTGACCGAGCAGTACGTCGCCGCCATCGATCAGGGCACCACCTCCTCCCGGTGCATGGTCTTCGACGCCACCGGCACCCCCGTCTCCGTGGCGCAGCGCGAACATCGACAACACTTTCCGCAGCCCGGCTGGGTCGAACACGACGCCGAGGAGATCTGGGCGAACGTGCAGTGGGTGATCCGGGAGGCGCTGGACGGCGCCGGGATCGGCCCCGAGCGGCTCGCCGCGATCGGCATCACGAACCAGCGGGAGACCACCCTGGTCTGGGACCGGCACACCGGCAGCCCGGTCGCCAACGCCATCGTCTGGCAGGACACCCGTACCGGGCCGCTGCTGCGGCAGCTCGACGAGACGTACGGCGAGGAGCGGATCAGGGCCCGTACCGGTTTGCCGCTGGCGACGTACTTCGCCGGACCGAAGCTGATGTGGCTGCTGGCCGAGGTCGACGGGTTACGTGAGCGGGCGGTACACGGTGACGTCCTCTTCGGCACGATGGAGAGCTGGCTGATCTGGAAACTGACCGGTGCGCACGTCACCGACGTGACCAACGCCAGTCGCACCCTGCTGATGGACCTGCGCACCCTGGCCTGGGATCCGGAGCTCGTCGACCTGATGGGGATTCCCCCGGCGATGCTGCCGGAGATCCGCGCGAGCGCCGAGGTCTACGGTACGGCGACCGGACCGCTCGCCGGGGTGCCGGTGGCGAGCGCGCTCGGCGACCAGCAGGCAGCGCTCTTCGGTCAGACCTGCTTCGCCCCGGGCGAGGCGAAGTGCACCTACGGCACCGGCAGCTTCCTCCTGCTCAACACGGGTACCGAGCCGGTGGTCTCCGGGCACGGACTGCTCACCACGGTCGGCTACCGGATCGGCGCCGAGCCGGCGACGTACGCGCTGGAGGGGGCGATCGCGGTCACCGGGTCGCTGGTGCAGTGGCTACGGGACAACCTGGGGCTGATCTCCACCGCGCCCGAGATCGAGGAGCTGGCCCGCAGCGTCGAGGACAACGGCGGCTGTTACGTCGTACCGGCCTTCTCCGGCCTGTTCGCGCCGCACTGGCGGGCGGACGCGCGCGGGGTGATCGTCGGCCTCACCGGTTACATCACCCGGGGGCACCTGGCCCGTGCGGTGCTGGAGGCGTCCGCCTGGCAGACCCGGGAGGTGGTGGACGCGATGAACGCCGACTCGGCGGTGCCGCTCACCCGACTCCGGGTCGACGGCGGCATGACCACCAACGAGCTGCTGATGCGGTTCCTAGCCGACGTACTGGACGTACCGGTGGTCCGGCCGGCGGTGACCGAGACGACCTGTCTGGGTGCCGCGTACGCGGCCGGCCTGGCCGTCGGCTTCTGGCCGGACCTGGAGACGCTTCGGGGCCACTGGCGGCAGGACGCGCGGTGGGAGCCGGCGATGGACCCGGATCACCGGAACCGCGAGCTCCGCAACTGGCGCAAAGCCGTCGACCGCACCCTCAACTGGGTCGAGGACTAACCCCCACCCCCACCCCTCCTCCGTCGTCGATCTAGGGCTAATCCGCCTTGTTGGAGATCAACAAGCGCGCATTCGCCCTAGATCGACGCGGTGGTTCGGGTGCTACGGGGAGCTTGGGGTTGGTTACCAGGTGCGGCCGGTGAGCCGTTCGTAGACGTCGACGTAGCGGGCGCGGGTCGCCTCGACGACCTCCGCCGGCACCTCGGGCGCGGGCTCCTGCTTGTCCCAGCCGGTGCTGACCGCCCAGTCCCGGACGAACTGCTTGCCGAGGGAGAACTGCCCCCGACCCGGCTGGTACGACTCCGCCGGCCAGAAGCGCGACGAGTCGGAGGTGAGCACCTCGTCGGCGAGGACCAGGGTGCCGTCGGGCGCCCAGCCGAACTCGAGCTTGGTGTCGGCCACCAGGATGCCCCGCTCGGCGGCCAGCTCGGCGCCCCGGCAGTAGACGTCGATGGTGATCTGCCGCAATCGCTCGGCGGTCTCCGCGCCCACCTTGTCGACCACGTCGGCGAAGGTGATGAACTCGTCGTGCTCGCCGAGCGGCGCCTTCGTCGTCGGGGTGAAGATCGGCTCGGGCAGGATCGACGCCTCCACCAGGCCACGGGGCAGTTCGATGCCGGAGACCGTGCCGGTGCGCTCGTACTCCTTGAGGCCCAAGCCGGTCAGGTAGCCCCGGGCGATGCACTCGACCTGCACCATCTCCAGCCGCTGGACCCGGATCGCCCGGCCGGCGAACTCCGCCGGTACGTCGGTGGCGGAGATGACGTGGTTCGGCACGATGTCGGCGAGCTGCTCGAACCACCAGAGCGAGAGCGCGGTGAGCAGCTTGCCCTTGTCCGGAATCGGCGTCGGCAGGACCGCGTCGTAGACCGACACCCGATCGGAGGCGACCAGGATCAGATCGTCGCCGTCCGCGTAGACGTCCCGGACCTTGCCGGAGTGCAGAAGTTCCACGGGGCAAGTACATCACGACGGGATGTCCGGCCGGTGCGCCCGTCGCCCCGGTGTGACGCGCCCGGCGCCCCAGGACGGCCGAGACCGCCCGGAACAGGACACGGCCTTCGCCGGTGGCAGGCGGGGCCGCCCGGGACGGCGGCCCCACGTCGTCGCGGGTCAGATCCGGGCGCCGACCTCGATTCCGCCCAACGGGCGCAGGAAGGACGACGACGGAATCGTCCCGGCTGCCGTACGCGGGCCGGTGATCACGCTCCGATCGGTGCTGACCAGTGAGGCGTCGGTCCAGGTACCGCCCAGGTCCCAGGAGTTGCCGGCGCCGGTCGAGGCTCCCATCGTCACCGCCTGCGCGTTGCTCACCGAAAGGTTGCCGGTCAGCGTGGACCGGGAGTCGGCGACATCGAAGCCGGTCCCCCCGTTGTCCCAGGCGGTGTTCCGGTCGAGCCGCATGGCACCGGGGTTGGCGTTGTCGATGAACCCGCCCTGGGCGTTGTCGAAGGCGATGCTGTTGCGGACCTCGTGCCCGGCCGGCAGGTCCTCGTCGCCGCCGCCGAGCTTGAACCCGTTGCCGTCACCGGCGAAGTTCGGGAAACCCCAGCGGTTGACGCCGTTGCCCCAGGCCACCGAGTCCTCGATCAGGATCGGGGAGAGGAACTCCCAGGCGTCGAAGCCGTCGTCGACGTTGTTCCACAGCCGGGCACCCCGGATCACGTTGCCGGTGCCCGAGCCCTCCTTGATCGCCAGCCCGTCCGCGCTCTCCCCGTTCTTGCGCGGGTCACGGTTGCCGTAGCTGTCCAGGTTGAGCACCTGGTTGTTGCTGGCCTCACCCTGGATCTGCAGGCCGGTCTCGTAGTTGTCCCGGGTGACCAGCCGGTCGAAGATGTTGCCGTGGCAGGTACGGCAGTAGACGCCGTACGGCCCGTTGGCGATTTCCAGGCCGACCAGCCGCCAGTACGACGCCGCCATGTGGATCGCGCCGCGCTCCGCGTTGGGGATGCTGCCGTCGAGCGGGGCCGGGGTGTGCGGCATCTGCTCGCCGTCGATCAGGACGGGCTCGTTGCCGTACCGGGTGAGGGTGATCGGGGCGGCGGCGGTTCCGCTGTGCGTGATCCGGATGTTGCTGGTCGGCGCGTAGCTGCCGCCCCGGATCGCGATGGTGTCGCCGGGTTGGGCCAGGTCCACCGCCCGCTGGATGGTCCGTAGTGGATGGTCGAGGGTGCCGGCCGAGGTGTCGTCGCCGAAGGTGGCGACGACCAGGAGGTCGGTCGGCGGCGCGGTGGTCGGCGGCAGGGTCGGCGTGGGTTGGCCGGTCGGGCTGGGTGAGCCGGTCGCGGTCGGTGTCGGGTTCGGCGCCCCGGCCTGTACGTCCACGTCGTCGAAGGAGGCCGTGGCCCGGTACGTCTGCAATCCGATCCGCCCGTTGCCGGCCTGGCTGGCGCCCTCTCCCACCGGTGTCCCGTCGACCCGACCCCGTACCGTCGCACCGTCGGCGGTGATGGTGAGGGTGGCCCAGGCACCCGTCGGTACGGCCACCCGCACCGAGCCGAGCACGGTGACGGTGCCGCCCCGGACGGCCTGCAGTTCGGCCCGGTCGGCGAAGAGCGCCAGCCGGTCGAAGCTGGTCGCACCGGTGGAGCGGGCGGCGACCGCGACGAATCCGCTGGCCGTGCCGTAGCTCACCGGCTTGACCCGGGCCTGGATCTGGTAGCCGGTCCAGTTTGTCGAGCCGCCGAAGACCCGGGACAGTTCCGCTCCGCTGTTGCCCTGACGCAAAGCCCGGGTGCCGTCGGTCACCACCGTCCAGGTGCCACCCGATTTGGACCACCCGTTGGCGTTGCCGTCCTCGAAGTCGTCGCCGAAGAGCGCGGCGGCGGAGGCGGTCGCGGTGACCCCGACCAGCGCGGTCAGCACGGCTGCGAGCAGGGCGACGACGATGACCTGGGGCCGTCGGGTCGGGCTCGGTCGCTGGAGCGCCATCATGGAGTGTCCTTCCGGTACGCGAACCACGAGCGGGAGTACGGACACGAGCGGGAGTCTCGAAGGAAAGCGCTTTCCCCCTCCGGGACGTTACGGATGACTTTTACGTGTGTCAATGGCTCGGCCCCCGCACCGCTCCCCGGTCAGGTGATCTCGACCGGACGGCCGTTGACACCCACCGGGCATTCCTGTGTAAATGTTCCCGGTCCAACCCCATGACCGGCGCCGACAGGAGATGCTGTGCCCGCTGTTTCCCGCATCCCCGGGCGCCGGGTGTCCCGACTGTGGACCGCCGCGGCTCTGGCCATGGTGACGCTGTTGACCAGCTCCCTCACTGCCTGCGGCGGCACCAGGGACACCCCGACCGACGAGGCGATCCGCCTCTCCGTCTTCTGGTGGGGCGGGGAGAAACGCGCCGAACTGACCGAACGGGCCCTGCAGCTCTACTCCTCCCGGCACCCCGAAGTGACCTTCCAGGTCACCTGGCAGGGCAACACCGGCTACTACGAGCGCCTCTCCAACCAGGCCGCCGGCGGCAACGCCCCCGACCTGTTCCAGATCGACGACAACTACCTCACCGAGTACGCCGAGCGGGACATCGTCCTCGACCTCAGCGACTACGTAAGCACCGGCCGGATCGACCTGACCACCCTGCCGCCCAGCCTCGCCCAGTACGGCCAGCTCAACGGCCGCACCATGGGCGTCGCCGCCGCCGAGAACACTCCCGGCCTGATCTACAACCGGAGCCTGCTGAAGCGGCTCGACCTGCCGGAGCCCTATGTCGGGATGCCGTACGACGAGTTCGTCGACTGGGCGGCCGAGGTGACCGAGAGCACCAACGGCAAGATCGCCGGCACCATGGACCCCTCCGCCGACTACAAGGCGCTGTGGCTGTGGCTGCGGGCACAGGGCAAGGAGCTCTACCGGGGACGGCAGCTCGGCTTCACCGAGGCCGACCTCACCCGCTGGTTCGACCTGTGGCGGGACGCCCGTACCGCCGAGGCCACCCCGTCGGCGAAGGTCGTCGCCCAGGCGAACAGCGGTGACGTGACCCGCCAACTCGTCGCCACCGGCAAGGCCGCCACCAGCTTCATGTGGTCCAACCAGCTCCCCGAGCTCCAGAAGCTGACCAAGGACGAACTGGCGGTGGTCAGCTACCCCGGCGCGCCCAAGGCCCAGTGGGCGCGGGCCTCGATGTACTGGGCCGCCTTCCGGGGGACCCGCCACCCCGAGGTCGTCGCCGACGTGATCAACTTCCTGGTCAACGACGTGGAGGCCGGACAGATCCTCGGCACCGAGCGCGGGCTGAGCGCCAACCTGAGCGTCCGCTCGTACGTCGCGGACTCGCTCACGGACGAGAGCATGAAACGCTCGGCGTCCTTCGAGACCTCGATGGTCGACCGGTTCGGGGCCGCCCCGACGCCGCCGCCCCGGGGCCACGCCAAGGTCCGGGCCCTGCTGATCACGGTGGCGGAGAGCGCGCAGGCCGGCAGGGCCACCTCCAAGCAGGCGGCGACCGAGTTCGTCAGCCAGGCGAACGCCGCGCTGGCCGGCGGCTGAGCCGACGCCGACCAGCGCGTGCCCGCTCGGTCACCGACGACCGGAGCGGCGACGGAGCAGCACCACCAGCAACACCACGATCGCCGCCACCGCCACCGCGCAGCAGACCAGTCCGAAGACCCCGAAACCGGCGCCGCCACGACGCCGGACCCGGGTCGCCTCCAGCACGATCTGGCCGGTGCCGGAAGAGGCCCAGGCCGACACCGGTACGAGTACGGCCAGGGTCGCCATGCTGACGACGGCGCCCAGCCTTGCCCACCACTTTCCAAGAGAAGCCATGTCTACATCCTCTGTCCTGCGCGCAACCCGTACGCGCCGCTCGGTCGAATCGGACGCCACCACCCACGGCTACGGGCGCAGGTCCCGTACCGCACGCCAGGCCGGGTCGTAGCGGGAACCCACCCGTACCCGGCCCTGGTCCCA
The Micromonospora pisi DNA segment above includes these coding regions:
- a CDS encoding ATP-binding protein, whose amino-acid sequence is MTSSTPRTPRPVLPVEPSPSVGGTAPLLAETFHREQVSALRHSVAAHAEASGLAGQRLDDFVLVVNELITNAVLHGGGQGRLRLWPTTGAVCCEVSDHGTGIGADRLADRRRPAPESAGGWGLWLARRLSDEMAVETGPAGTTVRIIARLTGDHPPPPDRPRPGDLGGERPPPVS
- a CDS encoding ABC transporter substrate-binding protein; its protein translation is MPAVSRIPGRRVSRLWTAAALAMVTLLTSSLTACGGTRDTPTDEAIRLSVFWWGGEKRAELTERALQLYSSRHPEVTFQVTWQGNTGYYERLSNQAAGGNAPDLFQIDDNYLTEYAERDIVLDLSDYVSTGRIDLTTLPPSLAQYGQLNGRTMGVAAAENTPGLIYNRSLLKRLDLPEPYVGMPYDEFVDWAAEVTESTNGKIAGTMDPSADYKALWLWLRAQGKELYRGRQLGFTEADLTRWFDLWRDARTAEATPSAKVVAQANSGDVTRQLVATGKAATSFMWSNQLPELQKLTKDELAVVSYPGAPKAQWARASMYWAAFRGTRHPEVVADVINFLVNDVEAGQILGTERGLSANLSVRSYVADSLTDESMKRSASFETSMVDRFGAAPTPPPRGHAKVRALLITVAESAQAGRATSKQAATEFVSQANAALAGG
- the macS gene encoding MacS family sensor histidine kinase, whose translation is MSERSIAQPSGGFQTPLWRAIAVFRFASLAYVVVLVGLNLDEYAHPVAAVPVLVSMTVWTAFASYTYARPARRRWPLLVADLLVVMATLLASVGVAGQAALASGVPTLAVAWQGGPVLAWAVTGGRRRGAIAALILGGTDLLMRDQLIQATVNGVILMLLAGIAVGHVARLATIAQERLQRATELEAATRERERLARGIHDSVLQVLALVQRRGAHLDGEAGELARLAGEQEAALRALIATRGPTRGATDPDGAETDLRTVLGGHASAAVSIAVPATPVRLPGHVAREVGAAVGEALDNAVRHGGGRAWVLVEEEAGVVTVSIRDDGPGMPAGRLAEAEEQGRLGVAQSIRGRVAELGGSVRIVTAPGQGTEVELRVPAQRG
- a CDS encoding phosphoribosylaminoimidazolesuccinocarboxamide synthase, whose product is MELLHSGKVRDVYADGDDLILVASDRVSVYDAVLPTPIPDKGKLLTALSLWWFEQLADIVPNHVISATDVPAEFAGRAIRVQRLEMVQVECIARGYLTGLGLKEYERTGTVSGIELPRGLVEASILPEPIFTPTTKAPLGEHDEFITFADVVDKVGAETAERLRQITIDVYCRGAELAAERGILVADTKLEFGWAPDGTLVLADEVLTSDSSRFWPAESYQPGRGQFSLGKQFVRDWAVSTGWDKQEPAPEVPAEVVEATRARYVDVYERLTGRTW
- a CDS encoding response regulator, which translates into the protein MSVGTPIRVMVVDDHPMWREGVARDLTEAGYAVVATTGEGRQAIRIAAATRPDVVVLDLQLPDISGVEVIDGLIGRVPGIRVLMLSASGEQQSVLDAVKAGATGYLIKSAAPAEFLEAVRRTAAGDAVFTPGLAGLVLGEYRRLAAAPEPAEEEGTPRLTERETEVLRLVAKGLSYKQIAERFGLSHRTVQNHVQNTLGKLQLHNRVELTRYAIEQGLDD
- a CDS encoding DUF5709 domain-containing protein, whose protein sequence is MRDDDYPVPLADPEAEGLPDTADDDSTAWDDVATGREADGREPAALPADRPQAVDRFGNTAQEQLDGESVDYKIAREQPETPIDDPLAGPVDPAIAAEADSEEAAAQAQFDADVIDPGPTSDPASAVSIYDHGNLGGPTGQTVGRLVEQDQGARDDVETDAVAADAGSAGGGPTAEELAIHETEPPGDRQPGLTQPPP
- a CDS encoding ribose-phosphate diphosphokinase, encoding MRDIAVFSGSAHPELAAEICAHLGVPLHPVRVSRFANDCLEVQLQANCRERDVFLIQPLVPPVQENLVELLLMLDAARGASAGRITVVLPHYAYARSDKKDAPRISIGARLVADLLVSAGADRVLALTLHSPQVHGFFSVPVDHLHALRELADHFKRYDLTETVVVSPDLGNAKEAAAFARMLGTPVAAGAKQRFSDDRVQISAVIGDVVDRDVIVLDDEIAKGSTMIELMDHLRELKVRSIRLACTHGLFSSDALERLSQQDGVLEIVCTNTVPIPVAKRMPKLRVLSVAPALAEAMRRIHNGESVSALFS
- the glpK gene encoding glycerol kinase GlpK, which produces MTEQYVAAIDQGTTSSRCMVFDATGTPVSVAQREHRQHFPQPGWVEHDAEEIWANVQWVIREALDGAGIGPERLAAIGITNQRETTLVWDRHTGSPVANAIVWQDTRTGPLLRQLDETYGEERIRARTGLPLATYFAGPKLMWLLAEVDGLRERAVHGDVLFGTMESWLIWKLTGAHVTDVTNASRTLLMDLRTLAWDPELVDLMGIPPAMLPEIRASAEVYGTATGPLAGVPVASALGDQQAALFGQTCFAPGEAKCTYGTGSFLLLNTGTEPVVSGHGLLTTVGYRIGAEPATYALEGAIAVTGSLVQWLRDNLGLISTAPEIEELARSVEDNGGCYVVPAFSGLFAPHWRADARGVIVGLTGYITRGHLARAVLEASAWQTREVVDAMNADSAVPLTRLRVDGGMTTNELLMRFLADVLDVPVVRPAVTETTCLGAAYAAGLAVGFWPDLETLRGHWRQDARWEPAMDPDHRNRELRNWRKAVDRTLNWVED
- a CDS encoding right-handed parallel beta-helix repeat-containing protein codes for the protein MMALQRPSPTRRPQVIVVALLAAVLTALVGVTATASAAALFGDDFEDGNANGWSKSGGTWTVVTDGTRALRQGNSGAELSRVFGGSTNWTGYQIQARVKPVSYGTASGFVAVAARSTGATSFDRLALFADRAELQAVRGGTVTVLGSVRVAVPTGAWATLTITADGATVRGRVDGTPVGEGASQAGNGRIGLQTYRATASFDDVDVQAGAPNPTPTATGSPSPTGQPTPTLPPTTAPPTDLLVVATFGDDTSAGTLDHPLRTIQRAVDLAQPGDTIAIRGGSYAPTSNIRITHSGTAAAPITLTRYGNEPVLIDGEQMPHTPAPLDGSIPNAERGAIHMAASYWRLVGLEIANGPYGVYCRTCHGNIFDRLVTRDNYETGLQIQGEASNNQVLNLDSYGNRDPRKNGESADGLAIKEGSGTGNVIRGARLWNNVDDGFDAWEFLSPILIEDSVAWGNGVNRWGFPNFAGDGNGFKLGGGDEDLPAGHEVRNSIAFDNAQGGFIDNANPGAMRLDRNTAWDNGGTGFDVADSRSTLTGNLSVSNAQAVTMGASTGAGNSWDLGGTWTDASLVSTDRSVITGPRTAAGTIPSSSFLRPLGGIEVGARI